One genomic region from Ornithinicoccus hortensis encodes:
- the mtrB gene encoding MtrAB system histidine kinase MtrB: MPAPGPTGGGLPTWWRSSLRVRVITSTMALGIVLVLLLFNLLFAQIAQGLVGQAVDTASRDAAQRVRQAQEQFDAIDRRDNSSLNNTAFDVVGAVAPADQQTRAVLARSIGNDREAIISTNTSSDIGLGDVPMQLREALEAEEGTQQLMVTEVELGEGQPMPSVLIGSRVDIPRAGAYDLYLVYPMAREQETLDLVRRWFVVGGLGFLVLVGGVAWLASQMVTAPVGRAARVSQELATGRLDERLPVTGSEDELDRLALSFNTMADSLQNQIRQLETLSQLQQRFVSDVSHELRTPLTTIRMAGEVLHASRDEFSGPVARSAELLYGELGRFEELLTELLEISRYDSGAADLEMDRVDMVGVVNSAVAGVATLARHSGSTMTVHSSRPSLPVDMDQRRISRILRNLLGNAIEHGEGRPIEVAVGRDDLAVSVSVRDHGIGLDAEQLSHVFERFWRADSARTRTTGGTGLGLAISMEDAKLHGGWLQVTSRPGEGALFRLTLPQAAGSVVPEPPPPVLPPAPRPATEAPEPDRTPVRQVTTPSRTEESR; this comes from the coding sequence ATGCCCGCACCCGGGCCGACCGGCGGGGGCCTGCCCACGTGGTGGCGGTCCTCCCTACGGGTGCGGGTCATCACCTCCACGATGGCGCTGGGCATCGTCCTGGTGCTGCTGCTGTTCAACCTGCTCTTCGCCCAGATCGCCCAGGGGCTGGTGGGACAGGCCGTGGACACGGCGAGCCGGGACGCGGCGCAACGGGTGCGGCAGGCGCAGGAACAGTTCGACGCGATCGACCGCCGGGACAACTCCAGCCTGAACAACACCGCCTTCGACGTGGTCGGCGCCGTGGCACCCGCCGACCAGCAGACCCGGGCGGTGCTGGCCCGGTCCATCGGCAACGACCGGGAGGCGATCATCAGCACCAACACCTCCTCCGACATCGGCCTCGGGGACGTCCCGATGCAACTGCGGGAGGCGCTGGAGGCGGAGGAGGGCACCCAGCAGCTGATGGTGACCGAGGTCGAGCTGGGGGAGGGCCAGCCGATGCCCTCGGTGCTGATCGGGTCGCGGGTGGACATCCCGCGCGCCGGGGCCTACGACCTGTACCTCGTCTACCCGATGGCCCGGGAGCAGGAGACGCTCGACCTGGTCCGCCGCTGGTTCGTGGTGGGTGGCCTGGGCTTCCTGGTCCTCGTGGGGGGCGTGGCCTGGCTGGCCTCCCAGATGGTGACCGCGCCCGTCGGCCGGGCCGCCCGGGTCAGTCAGGAGCTGGCCACCGGGCGGCTCGACGAACGGCTCCCGGTCACCGGCTCGGAGGACGAGCTGGACCGGCTGGCGCTGTCGTTCAACACGATGGCCGACAGCCTGCAGAACCAGATCCGCCAGCTGGAGACGCTGTCCCAGCTGCAGCAGCGGTTCGTCTCCGACGTGTCCCACGAGCTGCGCACCCCGCTGACCACGATCCGGATGGCGGGCGAGGTGCTGCACGCGTCCCGCGACGAGTTCTCCGGTCCGGTCGCCCGGTCGGCGGAGCTGCTGTACGGCGAGCTCGGCCGGTTCGAGGAACTGCTCACCGAGCTGCTCGAGATCAGCCGCTACGACTCCGGGGCGGCCGACCTGGAGATGGACCGGGTCGACATGGTCGGCGTGGTCAACAGCGCGGTCGCCGGCGTCGCCACCCTGGCCCGGCACAGCGGGAGCACGATGACGGTGCACAGCAGCCGGCCCTCGCTCCCGGTCGACATGGACCAGCGGCGGATCTCCCGGATCCTGCGCAACCTGCTCGGCAACGCCATCGAGCACGGGGAGGGTCGGCCCATCGAGGTCGCCGTCGGTCGGGACGACCTGGCGGTGTCGGTGTCCGTCCGGGACCACGGCATCGGCCTGGACGCCGAGCAGCTGAGCCACGTCTTCGAGCGGTTCTGGCGGGCGGACTCGGCCCGGACCCGCACCACCGGCGGCACCGGGCTGGGGCTGGCCATCTCGATGGAGGACGCCAAACTGCACGGGGGGTGGCTGCAGGTGACCAGCCGGCCCGGCGAGGGCGCGCTGTTCCGGCTGACCCTGCCGCAGGCGGCGGGCAGCGTCGTGCCCGAGCCCCCGCCCCCGGTCCTGCCGCCGGCGCCGCGTCCGGCGACCGAGGCCCCGGAGCCGGACCGGACACCGGTCCGGCAGGTCACCACCCCGAGCAGGACGGAGGAGTCCCGATGA
- the mtrA gene encoding MtrAB system response regulator MtrA, with product MNPKVLVVDDDQALAEMLGIVLRKEGLDVAHCADGGRAVAMFREFRPDLVLLDVMLPSMSGVEVCRHLRAESGVPIVMLTARTDTRDVVAGLEAGADDYVVKPFKPQELLARIRARLRRTESNQTEQLRVGDIVIDVAGHTVKRDGETLPLTPLEFDLLVALASRPNQVFDRESLLEKVWGYRHAGDTRLVNVHVQRLRSKIEKDPENPTIVLTVRGVGYKAGGS from the coding sequence ATGAATCCCAAAGTGCTTGTCGTCGACGATGACCAGGCCCTGGCCGAGATGCTCGGCATCGTGCTGCGCAAGGAGGGTCTGGACGTGGCGCACTGTGCCGACGGCGGTCGTGCCGTGGCCATGTTCCGCGAGTTCCGCCCCGACCTGGTGCTGCTCGACGTGATGCTTCCCTCGATGTCGGGCGTGGAGGTGTGCCGGCACCTGCGGGCCGAGTCCGGCGTGCCGATCGTGATGCTCACCGCCCGCACCGACACCCGAGACGTGGTGGCGGGGCTGGAGGCCGGGGCCGACGACTACGTCGTCAAGCCGTTCAAGCCGCAGGAGCTGCTGGCCCGGATCCGGGCCAGGCTGCGCCGGACGGAGAGCAACCAGACGGAGCAGCTGCGGGTCGGCGACATCGTGATCGACGTGGCCGGGCACACCGTGAAGCGGGACGGGGAGACCCTGCCGCTCACGCCGCTGGAGTTCGACCTGCTGGTGGCCTTGGCGAGCCGGCCCAACCAGGTGTTCGACCGGGAGTCCCTGCTGGAGAAGGTCTGGGGCTACCGCCACGCCGGTGACACCCGGCTGGTCAACGTGCACGTTCAGCGCCTGCGCTCCAAGATCGAGAAGGACCCGGAGAACCCGACGATCGTGCTCACCGTGCGCGGCGTCGGGTACAAGGCCGGAGGGTCCTGA
- a CDS encoding mycothione reductase, translating into MTDFDLVIIGSGSGNSLVTPDFDGSRVAVVERGTFGGTCLNVGCIPTKMFVYAADVATTIREASRYGVDATLDGVRWQDIRDRVFGRIDPISAGGRDYRVDGPNTTAYLGQATFTGPGQLEVEITQPGGEHAVGQRVPITGKQIVLAAGSRAVVPDVFTDSGVPFHTSDTIMRIEELPGSLAIVGGGFIAAEFAHVFSALGVRVHQIARGDALLRHLDTEISQRFTEQARQQWDVRLNTQVTGLSEQDGGTVLALSDGTELAVDQLLVAVGRVPNSDGMGLDLAGVEVHDDGRIKVDEFGRTAAQGVWSLGDASSPYQLKHVANHEARAVAHNLVHPEDLRAFDHRYVPSAVFTHPQIATVGLTEDEARAAGYRVSVKVQNYGDTAYGWAMEDTTGIAKLVGDADTGRILGAHLMGPHASSLIQPLIQAMSFDQPAQAVARGQYWIHPALAEVVENALLGLQSS; encoded by the coding sequence GTGACGGACTTCGACCTCGTGATCATCGGCAGCGGCTCGGGCAACTCTCTGGTCACGCCCGACTTCGACGGGTCGCGGGTGGCCGTGGTGGAACGGGGCACCTTCGGCGGCACCTGCCTCAACGTGGGCTGCATCCCGACCAAGATGTTCGTGTATGCCGCGGACGTCGCCACCACCATCCGGGAGGCCTCCCGCTACGGCGTCGACGCCACCCTGGACGGGGTGCGCTGGCAGGACATCCGGGACCGGGTCTTCGGCCGGATCGACCCGATCTCGGCCGGGGGCCGGGACTACCGGGTCGACGGACCCAACACCACGGCATACCTCGGGCAGGCCACGTTCACCGGCCCCGGACAGCTCGAGGTCGAGATCACCCAGCCCGGTGGGGAGCACGCGGTCGGCCAGCGGGTCCCGATCACCGGGAAGCAGATCGTGCTCGCCGCCGGCAGCCGCGCGGTCGTGCCGGACGTGTTCACCGACTCCGGTGTGCCGTTCCACACCTCGGACACCATCATGCGGATCGAGGAGCTGCCCGGCAGCCTGGCGATCGTCGGCGGTGGGTTCATCGCGGCCGAGTTCGCGCACGTGTTCTCGGCGCTCGGGGTCCGGGTCCACCAGATCGCCCGCGGTGACGCGCTGCTGCGACACCTGGACACCGAGATCAGCCAGCGGTTCACCGAGCAGGCCCGGCAGCAGTGGGACGTCCGCCTGAACACCCAGGTCACGGGGCTGAGCGAGCAGGACGGTGGGACCGTGCTCGCGCTGTCGGACGGCACCGAACTCGCGGTCGACCAGCTGCTGGTGGCCGTCGGGCGGGTGCCGAACAGCGACGGGATGGGCCTGGACCTGGCCGGGGTCGAGGTCCATGACGACGGGCGGATCAAGGTCGACGAGTTCGGGCGCACCGCGGCGCAGGGCGTCTGGTCGTTGGGCGACGCGAGCTCGCCCTACCAGCTCAAGCACGTGGCCAACCACGAGGCGCGGGCGGTCGCGCACAACCTGGTCCACCCCGAGGACCTGCGTGCCTTCGACCACCGGTACGTGCCCTCGGCCGTCTTCACCCACCCGCAGATCGCCACCGTCGGGCTCACCGAGGACGAGGCCCGCGCGGCCGGGTACCGGGTGAGCGTGAAGGTGCAGAACTACGGCGACACGGCATACGGCTGGGCGATGGAGGACACCACCGGGATCGCCAAGCTGGTCGGGGACGCGGACACCGGCCGGATCCTGGGCGCGCACCTGATGGGGCCGCACGCATCCAGCCTGATCCAGCCGCTGATCCAGGCGATGAGCTTCGACCAGCCGGCGCAGGCCGTGGCCCGCGGGCAGTACTGGATCCACCCCGCGCTCGCCGAGGTGGTGGAGAACGCCCTGCTCGGCCTGCAGTCCTCCTGA
- the ahcY gene encoding adenosylhomocysteinase → MTFDYQVKDLALAPAGRHQIRLAEHEMPGLMALRERYAGSQPLAGARIAGSLHMTVQTAVLIETLVALGAQVRWASCNIFSTQDEAAAAVVVGPGGTAEDPQGVPVFAWKGETLPEYWWCTTQILDWPGDEGPNMILDDGGDATLLVHKGKEWEAAGAVPTATEEDPEEYQVILQTVRETLESQPQRWTTIAEGIKGVTEETTTGVHRLYQLHEAGELLFPAINVNDAVTKSKFDNKYGCRHSLLDGINRATDVLIGGKVAVVCGYGDVGKGCAEALAGQGARVIVTEVDPICALQAAMEGYQVARLEDVVDKADFFVTTTGCKDVITAEHMLAMKDKAIVGNIGHFDNEIDMAGLARVPGVQRTEIKPQVHEWTLPAQGADAPSGERDERSIIVLSEGRLLNLGNATGHPSFVMSNSFANQTLAQIELFTRPEEYPLGVHVLPKQLDEEVARLHLEALGAELTELTKEQAEYLGVDVAGPYKPDHYRY, encoded by the coding sequence ATGACGTTTGACTATCAGGTCAAGGACCTGGCGCTGGCCCCCGCCGGCCGGCACCAGATCCGACTGGCCGAGCACGAGATGCCCGGCCTGATGGCCCTGCGCGAGCGGTATGCCGGGAGCCAGCCCCTGGCCGGCGCCCGGATCGCCGGCTCGCTGCACATGACCGTGCAGACCGCGGTGCTCATCGAGACGCTGGTCGCCCTGGGCGCGCAGGTCCGCTGGGCGTCCTGCAATATCTTCTCCACCCAGGACGAGGCGGCCGCCGCGGTCGTCGTCGGTCCGGGCGGCACGGCCGAGGACCCGCAGGGTGTCCCGGTCTTCGCCTGGAAGGGCGAGACGCTGCCGGAGTACTGGTGGTGCACCACCCAGATCCTGGACTGGCCCGGTGACGAGGGCCCCAACATGATCCTGGACGACGGCGGCGACGCCACCCTCCTGGTCCACAAGGGCAAGGAGTGGGAGGCCGCCGGGGCGGTCCCGACCGCCACCGAGGAGGACCCGGAGGAGTACCAGGTCATCCTGCAGACGGTGCGCGAGACCCTCGAGTCCCAGCCGCAGCGGTGGACCACCATCGCCGAGGGGATCAAGGGCGTCACCGAGGAGACGACCACCGGTGTGCACCGGCTCTACCAGCTGCACGAGGCCGGCGAGCTGCTGTTCCCGGCGATCAACGTCAACGACGCGGTCACCAAGTCCAAGTTCGACAACAAGTACGGCTGCCGGCACAGCCTGCTCGACGGCATCAACCGGGCCACCGACGTGCTCATCGGTGGCAAGGTCGCCGTGGTCTGCGGCTACGGGGACGTCGGCAAGGGGTGCGCGGAGGCGCTGGCCGGCCAGGGTGCCCGGGTCATCGTCACCGAGGTCGACCCGATCTGCGCGCTGCAGGCCGCGATGGAGGGCTACCAGGTCGCCCGGCTCGAGGACGTCGTCGACAAGGCCGACTTCTTCGTCACCACGACCGGGTGCAAGGACGTCATCACCGCCGAGCACATGCTGGCCATGAAGGACAAGGCCATCGTGGGCAACATCGGCCACTTCGACAACGAGATCGACATGGCCGGCCTGGCCCGGGTGCCGGGCGTGCAGCGCACCGAGATCAAGCCCCAGGTCCACGAGTGGACCCTCCCGGCACAGGGCGCGGACGCGCCGTCCGGCGAGCGGGACGAGCGCTCGATCATCGTGCTGTCCGAGGGCCGGCTGCTCAACCTGGGCAACGCCACCGGTCACCCCAGCTTCGTGATGTCGAACTCGTTCGCCAACCAGACGCTGGCCCAGATCGAACTGTTCACCCGGCCCGAGGAGTACCCGCTGGGGGTGCACGTGCTGCCCAAGCAGCTCGACGAGGAGGTGGCCCGGCTGCACCTGGAGGCACTGGGCGCCGAGCTCACCGAGCTGACCAAGGAGCAGGCCGAGTACCTCGGCGTGGACGTGGCCGGACCGTACAAGCCGGACCACTACCGGTACTGA